A single Desulfovibrio piger DNA region contains:
- a CDS encoding MiaB/RimO family radical SAM methylthiotransferase, whose protein sequence is MQAWKFFFITFGCKVNQYETQSLREAWQARGGVECDDPAQADVVCVNSCAITARGERDARNAVFRLRRAAPAARLILTGCAARLFEDFRRHGHEDCVQPDLVLPQGDKRLLLAGPWTEEARAPAEETRAPSYPPFAISGFRRARPVLKVQDGCQHRCTYCIVPLTRGRCLSRPPEDVIAEARRLLLAGHAEIMISGINLRQYGRDHAAFGDFWSLLRRLDAALAPEFAGRGRFRISSLEPSQLDDEGVETLMSCRMLCPQLHISLQHASQPVLRRMGRGHYTAAMLQRAVERLRAHWPVMGLGADIIAGFPGEREEDVACLLDFVRETPFSCAHVFPYSRRPGTAADRFDGHLPQQVKQERAARVRAAVEERRQAFWQAQLALPRMLLAADSPAPGQAPARRRKAVKGVNEFYVPCILPAGAHPGRDLLAVRPLSVTDKGLLVEPLAD, encoded by the coding sequence ATGCAAGCATGGAAATTCTTCTTCATTACCTTTGGCTGTAAGGTGAACCAGTACGAAACGCAATCCCTGCGCGAGGCCTGGCAGGCCCGTGGCGGTGTGGAGTGCGACGACCCCGCCCAGGCGGATGTGGTCTGCGTCAACAGCTGCGCCATCACGGCCCGGGGCGAACGCGATGCCCGCAATGCCGTGTTCCGTCTGCGCCGTGCGGCCCCCGCCGCCCGCCTCATCCTGACCGGCTGTGCGGCCCGCCTGTTCGAGGACTTCCGCCGGCACGGCCACGAGGACTGCGTGCAGCCGGACCTCGTCCTGCCCCAGGGCGACAAGCGCCTGCTGCTGGCCGGGCCCTGGACGGAAGAAGCCCGGGCTCCGGCGGAAGAAACGCGGGCCCCCTCCTACCCGCCCTTTGCCATCAGCGGCTTCCGGCGCGCCCGCCCCGTGCTCAAGGTACAGGACGGCTGCCAGCACCGCTGCACCTACTGCATCGTGCCCCTCACTCGCGGCCGCTGCCTGAGCCGTCCGCCGGAAGACGTCATCGCCGAGGCCCGGCGCCTGCTGCTGGCCGGACATGCCGAGATCATGATCTCGGGCATCAATCTGCGCCAGTATGGCCGGGACCATGCCGCTTTCGGGGATTTCTGGAGCCTGCTCCGCCGCCTGGATGCCGCCCTGGCCCCGGAATTCGCCGGGCGCGGCCGCTTCCGCATCAGCTCCCTGGAGCCTTCGCAGCTTGATGACGAAGGGGTGGAGACCCTCATGTCCTGCCGCATGCTCTGCCCGCAGCTGCACATCTCGCTGCAGCATGCCAGCCAGCCCGTGCTGCGCCGCATGGGGCGCGGCCACTACACGGCGGCCATGCTCCAGCGCGCCGTGGAACGCCTGCGCGCCCACTGGCCCGTCATGGGCCTGGGGGCGGACATCATCGCGGGCTTCCCCGGCGAACGTGAGGAAGATGTGGCCTGCCTGCTGGATTTCGTGCGCGAGACGCCCTTCAGCTGTGCCCACGTCTTCCCCTATTCCCGCCGCCCCGGCACCGCCGCCGACCGTTTCGACGGGCACCTGCCCCAGCAGGTCAAGCAGGAGCGGGCCGCCCGTGTCCGCGCCGCCGTGGAGGAGCGCCGTCAGGCTTTCTGGCAGGCCCAGCTGGCCCTGCCGCGCATGCTGCTGGCCGCCGACAGCCCCGCCCCCGGCCAGGCCCCTGCCCGCCGTCGCAAGGCCGTCAAGGGCGTCAATGAATTCTATGTGCCCTGCATCCTGCCCGCCGGGGCCCATCCCGGTCGCGACCTGCTGGCCGTGCGTCCCCTTTCCGTCACGGACAAGGGCCTGCTGGTGGAACCGCTGGCGGACTAG
- a CDS encoding DJ-1/PfpI family protein translates to MKKILLLAGDYVEDYEVMVPFQMLLMLGYEVHAVCPGKKAGDFVRTAVHDFEGDQTYSEKRGHNFAINHDFDKVDVADYAGLVVPGGRAPEYLRLNERVLEIVREFDAAGKPIAAICHGPQLLVSAGILKGRTCTCYAAVKPDVVAAGATWHDFNATASNAVVDGNLVTAPAWPAHPAWIAAFVKLLGAQISI, encoded by the coding sequence ATGAAAAAGATTCTGCTGCTGGCCGGCGATTATGTGGAAGATTACGAAGTGATGGTGCCTTTCCAGATGCTGCTGATGCTGGGCTACGAAGTCCACGCCGTCTGCCCGGGCAAAAAGGCCGGCGACTTCGTGCGCACGGCCGTCCATGACTTCGAGGGCGACCAGACCTACAGCGAGAAGCGCGGCCACAACTTCGCCATCAACCATGACTTCGACAAGGTCGATGTGGCCGATTATGCCGGTCTGGTGGTGCCCGGCGGGCGCGCGCCCGAATACCTGCGCCTCAACGAGCGCGTGCTGGAGATCGTGCGTGAATTCGACGCCGCCGGCAAACCCATCGCCGCCATCTGCCACGGCCCCCAGCTGCTGGTGAGCGCGGGCATCCTCAAGGGCCGCACCTGCACCTGCTATGCGGCGGTCAAGCCCGATGTGGTGGCCGCGGGCGCCACCTGGCATGACTTCAACGCCACGGCCAGCAACGCGGTGGTGGACGGCAACCTGGTCACGGCTCCGGCCTGGCCCGCGCATCCGGCCTGGATCGCCGCCTTCGTCAAGCTGCTGGGCGCCCAGATCAGCATCTAG
- a CDS encoding FmdB family zinc ribbon protein, translating to MPLYDFVCPACGARFEELAFGDETPACPQCGHAETQRQMSVPSPLKTGAFPFKPGPVHPLASRMGKGLAGCGQAGGCGSAPAAPGSGSACGGNGKFS from the coding sequence ATGCCCCTGTATGATTTTGTCTGCCCCGCCTGCGGGGCCCGGTTCGAGGAGCTGGCGTTCGGCGACGAAACGCCCGCCTGTCCCCAGTGCGGCCATGCCGAGACCCAGCGCCAGATGAGCGTGCCCAGCCCGCTCAAGACCGGCGCCTTCCCCTTCAAGCCCGGCCCGGTGCATCCGCTGGCCTCCAGGATGGGCAAGGGCCTTGCCGGTTGCGGTCAGGCCGGCGGCTGTGGCAGCGCCCCCGCCGCGCCCGGCTCCGGTTCCGCCTGCGGCGGCAACGGCAAGTTCTCCTGA
- a CDS encoding YicC/YloC family endoribonuclease, producing MLRSMTGFGRCLVESEGFTQQWEVKSVNSRHLDLKWRLPMSVRSLEPRLEKVVRRFASRGRVDISLTLQYTGGTGPAPRFDAMQADAMLDSLKELAARRGETFTPDYNALLALPALWGDAGDEVDEGLTLALEEGLSLALEDWNDARAAEGRALARDMHSRILRMEEWTGLIAERAPEIKEERAAVMRERLNEALEAVNGLDENRFLQEITILADRLDVTEELTRLHTHLARLHELLDAGKDAGRRLDFTLQECFREINTCGNKIPDVQLSRMVVDFKNELEKCREQVQNLE from the coding sequence ATGCTGCGCAGTATGACCGGCTTCGGCCGCTGCCTGGTAGAGAGCGAAGGCTTTACCCAGCAATGGGAAGTCAAAAGCGTCAACAGCCGCCATCTGGACCTCAAATGGCGCCTGCCCATGAGCGTGCGCAGCCTTGAGCCGCGCCTGGAAAAAGTGGTGCGCCGCTTCGCCTCCCGCGGCCGCGTGGACATCAGCCTGACCCTCCAGTACACCGGCGGCACCGGCCCGGCGCCGCGCTTCGACGCCATGCAGGCCGACGCCATGCTGGACAGCCTGAAAGAACTGGCCGCCCGCCGCGGCGAGACCTTCACCCCCGACTACAACGCCCTGCTCGCCCTGCCCGCTCTGTGGGGCGATGCCGGTGACGAAGTGGACGAGGGCCTGACCCTGGCCCTGGAAGAAGGTCTTTCCCTGGCCCTGGAGGACTGGAACGACGCCCGCGCCGCCGAGGGCCGCGCCCTGGCCCGCGACATGCATTCCCGCATCCTGCGCATGGAGGAATGGACCGGCCTCATCGCCGAGCGCGCGCCCGAGATCAAGGAAGAGCGCGCCGCCGTCATGCGCGAACGCCTCAACGAGGCGCTGGAAGCCGTCAACGGCCTGGACGAGAACCGCTTCCTGCAGGAGATCACCATCCTGGCCGACCGTCTGGACGTCACCGAGGAGCTGACCCGCCTGCATACCCACCTTGCCCGTCTGCACGAGCTGCTGGATGCCGGCAAGGATGCCGGCCGCCGCCTGGACTTCACGCTGCAGGAATGCTTCCGCGAGATCAACACCTGCGGCAACAAGATCCCCGACGTGCAGCTTTCGCGCATGGTGGTCGATTTCAAGAACGAACTGGAAAAGTGCCGCGAGCAGGTCCAGAACCTCGAATAG
- the gmk gene encoding guanylate kinase translates to MNRLGIALVISAPSGTGKTTLIKRLRKEFPTFGYSVSCTTRAPRDGEVDGRDYHFLSRERFVELRDQGHFAEWAEVHGNFYGTPLPPVREMLAKGQDILFDIDVQGAAQLRKNMPDARFLFILPPSVEELERRLRGRGLDSEEVILRRLANARAEMQEAPHYDALIVNDDLDTAYDHLRAAYLAATLAPRCRPGLVEALNNGHLL, encoded by the coding sequence ATGAACAGACTCGGCATCGCGCTGGTCATCAGCGCGCCCTCCGGGACAGGGAAGACCACGCTCATCAAGCGCCTGCGCAAGGAATTCCCCACCTTCGGCTATTCCGTCTCCTGCACCACCCGCGCCCCCCGCGACGGCGAAGTGGACGGCAGGGACTACCATTTCCTGAGCCGCGAGCGCTTCGTGGAGCTGCGCGACCAGGGCCATTTTGCCGAATGGGCCGAAGTGCACGGCAACTTCTACGGTACGCCCCTGCCCCCCGTGCGCGAGATGCTGGCCAAAGGCCAGGACATCCTGTTCGACATCGACGTGCAGGGTGCCGCCCAGCTGCGCAAGAACATGCCCGACGCCCGCTTCCTCTTCATCCTGCCGCCCTCCGTGGAAGAGCTGGAACGCCGTCTGCGCGGCCGCGGCCTGGACAGCGAGGAAGTCATCCTGCGCCGCCTGGCCAACGCCCGTGCCGAGATGCAGGAAGCGCCCCACTATGATGCCCTCATCGTCAATGACGACCTGGACACGGCTTACGACCACCTGCGCGCCGCCTACCTGGCCGCGACCCTGGCCCCCCGCTGCCGCCCCGGACTGGTGGAGGCCCTGAACAACGGACACCTCCTTTAA
- the pyrF gene encoding orotidine-5'-phosphate decarboxylase produces the protein MAAQLIVALDLPRKEDALVLARELQGAVPWCKVGMELFTLAGPDIIRELHDLGFHVFLDMKFYDIPHTVAQAVKAAAAAGAELLTLHCQGGERMCSEARIAADSYGSKAPRLFGVTALTSFGPGEMPGISADPSDFALELAGKARGWGLDGVVCSGHEAARIKASCQGLRCLCPGIRPAGADTDDQQRIMTPARAVQAGADFLVVGRPILKAPSPAGAARAIQAEMQAAV, from the coding sequence ATGGCTGCCCAACTCATTGTCGCTCTGGATCTGCCCCGCAAGGAAGACGCTCTCGTCCTGGCCCGCGAACTGCAAGGCGCCGTGCCCTGGTGCAAGGTGGGCATGGAACTGTTCACCCTGGCCGGCCCGGACATCATCCGCGAACTGCACGACCTCGGCTTCCATGTCTTCCTGGACATGAAATTCTACGACATCCCCCACACCGTGGCCCAGGCCGTCAAGGCCGCTGCCGCCGCCGGTGCGGAACTGCTGACCCTGCACTGCCAGGGCGGCGAGCGCATGTGCAGCGAGGCCCGTATTGCCGCCGACAGCTACGGCAGCAAGGCTCCCCGGCTTTTCGGCGTCACGGCCCTGACCAGCTTCGGCCCCGGCGAGATGCCCGGCATCAGCGCCGATCCCTCGGACTTTGCCCTGGAGCTGGCCGGCAAGGCCCGCGGCTGGGGCCTGGACGGCGTGGTCTGTTCCGGCCATGAGGCCGCCCGCATCAAGGCCTCCTGTCAGGGGCTGCGCTGCCTGTGCCCCGGCATCCGTCCCGCGGGCGCCGATACCGACGACCAGCAGCGCATCATGACGCCCGCCCGTGCCGTGCAGGCCGGCGCCGACTTCCTGGTGGTGGGACGTCCCATCCTCAAGGCCCCCTCGCCCGCCGGGGCCGCCCGTGCCATCCAGGCCGAGATGCAAGCCGCCGTCTAA